Part of the Nitrospirota bacterium genome, TTTCAGCGATTTAGTGAAGGGTAAACTTGATACTTTATCTTCCGATTTGATAAAATCATTGTGCAAGGTGGGATGTCACAAAAGTGTTTGTAATTTTGAGGAGGGTAAAATATGCAAAAGGTGAAAGAAATTATGACGACGAATCCTGTTAGAGTGGAAGCTTCTCAAACGGTCCGGGAAGCCGTAAAGATTATGACTGAAAAGAAAATAGGAAGTATTGTCGTGTATAGAAGGGGCGAAATTGTCGGAATTCTGGAAGAAGGAGATATCTTAAAAAATGTCCTCTGTAAGGATCTAAATCCCTATGTTACGAAGGTGGAAGATGTGATGTCGACCCTTCATACCATAAACGAAGATAAGATGGATGATGAGGCTAGTCAGATGATGATAGAACATAGCGTGCGGCATATTACGGTTTCTGAGAATTCGAAGGTAGTGGGTGTTATTTCCATGTTTGATTTAATGAGACCGATATATACACGTAAGGGCTTTGGGCATTAATCACAATTACAAAAAGTTAACCCATATTTATTTGATTAAAAAGGAAAAAGTGTAAATCGATGAAAGTTAAAGACTTGATGACAGTCAAGGTCCGGACGGTATCCCCTGAAGACAAGATTGACAGGGTCTTTTTTTTTATGAATTTTGAACAGATCCGCCACCTTCCTGTTGTGAAAAAGGGGAAGGTTGTAGGCATTCTTTCAGACCGAGACTTAAAGAAAGTATTTGGATCCTTAAAAATGAATGAGATAAATGCGTTAAATGATAATCAGAAAGTTGTATTTGTTGTCAAATCGAGAATTGTTCGGACGATTATGAGAAGAGGTGTGCTAACGATTCACCCTAACGCCGAGGCTTATGAGGCCGCAGCAGTCATGGCCAAGAGAAAAATTGGAGCCCTCCCTGTCGTGAAAAATGAGAAACTTGTCGGGATTATTTCTGCCACAGATATACTCCATGCTTTTGTTAAGCTTTCGGTAAGCGGAGATCCTCTGGTCAAGAAATACAATTGAATCCCCGAACCTATTTTGAATTAGTGCCGACCGTTTATTGGGTTTTTCTGTCTTGAAACTACTGCCAATTCCTTCCAGGAGTCCACAAGGCTGGGCTCTTCCTCTCTATACTCGATTGTTTTTGGTAATCCTCTCCCAAAATGATCTTGGGACACCGGTAGTATCGCATAATCAAACAACAACATGACAGTATGTCCTAAATATGGGACATTATTTATATGAAACCCGCTCTGTTTCATCCCAAGGTAAGAGCTATTTTGAGAACATTCCCAGAGGAAGTGCGACGAGAGCTGGGAAAAGCGATCTTTGACTTACAGAAGGGGGCTATACTGGGAATGCCTTTATCCAAACCCATCCCATCTATTGGGCCGGGGGTAGATGAACTGAGGATAAAGGATCGTTCCGGTGTATTCAGAGTCTTTTACTTATCCAGGAGAGCCAGTGCAGTATTAATATTTCATGCGTTCCAAAAAAGACTCAAAAGACCATCCAAAGGGATATTGAATTGGGACAGAAAAGATTAAAGGAGATGCTCGATGAAAAAAACTAAAGCGATTGTTGCCAAAGATGCGTTTGAACTGGCGCAAGTGTTGGGACTTTCAATTACTGACGGCTTTGAAATCAAAATGCGCAGTGATTTGAACGATAAAATTATTTCTGTCACGGAGAAAAAGGGACTCACACACGCTCAAGTAGCGAAACTTGCCGGCACCTCCAGAACTCGCATAACAGCGATCATGAATCGTAACACAGCCGGCGTCTCAACTGATCTCATGCTCCGCATCATCGCTTCCCTTGGTGTTCAAGCAAAGATAGTATTTGAGAAGGCCGCATAAAAAGTTAATTTTATGCAAATTCATAGAAAGAGACGCAAACATCCTTCCAGAAAGCCTCAGGCCCGCCATCTGCCATTTCCTTCAAGACTATAAGCGGCAATCAATAGCAAAACCCAACCTAATCCACTTGAATTGACAGCGAATTAGATTTGATATCTATATAATATATAGATATAATATAAAC contains:
- a CDS encoding CBS domain-containing protein, which translates into the protein MQKVKEIMTTNPVRVEASQTVREAVKIMTEKKIGSIVVYRRGEIVGILEEGDILKNVLCKDLNPYVTKVEDVMSTLHTINEDKMDDEASQMMIEHSVRHITVSENSKVVGVISMFDLMRPIYTRKGFGH
- a CDS encoding XRE family transcriptional regulator, coding for MKKTKAIVAKDAFELAQVLGLSITDGFEIKMRSDLNDKIISVTEKKGLTHAQVAKLAGTSRTRITAIMNRNTAGVSTDLMLRIIASLGVQAKIVFEKAA
- a CDS encoding CBS domain-containing protein gives rise to the protein MKVKDLMTVKVRTVSPEDKIDRVFFFMNFEQIRHLPVVKKGKVVGILSDRDLKKVFGSLKMNEINALNDNQKVVFVVKSRIVRTIMRRGVLTIHPNAEAYEAAAVMAKRKIGALPVVKNEKLVGIISATDILHAFVKLSVSGDPLVKKYN
- a CDS encoding type II toxin-antitoxin system RelE/ParE family toxin, whose amino-acid sequence is MKPALFHPKVRAILRTFPEEVRRELGKAIFDLQKGAILGMPLSKPIPSIGPGVDELRIKDRSGVFRVFYLSRRASAVLIFHAFQKRLKRPSKGILNWDRKD